The proteins below come from a single Pararge aegeria chromosome 23, ilParAegt1.1, whole genome shotgun sequence genomic window:
- the LOC120634202 gene encoding intracellular protein transport protein USO1-like, with translation MAHLQYMPGDPRLVDQLVYELKSKGIFDQFRKDCIADVDTRPAYQNLRQRVENSVTTFLSMQTWQPDMNKNQLREKLRKHILDGNYLEQGVERIVDQVVNPKVATVFIPKVEDLVYKVLGITRKKSPSAETSNEKVEDLLPNDLEAVSPGSVKIDDDKNEAMDVDVSQDDNMDIEDEKSKLEEKQDSNNFESEKENTRDIQLPNNRQNDEADKSNIPLPSEEIKPENIPSPDASPPKTELEKIELPKELIISTDIPLPNDVCKEDKDQYFKPVNSEDDDSSSGSSLRRNMSPLTPIRNFNNENSCDAQQAFENDSSDTKCEDKKEPSSFRFKIDAKSSENSSDAVKAEKKEAETLSYQFNSQVNINNYNTPLYEDSSNSNNLHIDYESDVNSKVNIEIKVPENDHNSEDSRKEKKTEEKKSSHKSSSSHRSRDAHKHSGSKDKRSNSKHTNSRDSSRHDRSKSSKDDIKSKSSDKEKSKDKSEKKDSSRESSRHRSSHKSSHKDSKSHRSSSSSGRHSSKHSDEKKLSSSSSSHRDKDKSSDKNSSEKSKDSKSSSHKSHKERKSSSSSRNDKSSSKNKDAKEKEKKSKKENDDHYSLSGRGNPNRRSTDRDSNDGSSSSKGSHNPTNSKSSNCKKDSKSSSKSETTTTSGESTSPSDKENRVQEQHSSKTREALQHKPIVRIERRLEVASPPRLPFVPDVTIRKPKFAANLEEAKRLMKMRKFLDEEQKRMNQEAALLLEFQANVRPSMSQVYSNIPGPELEFACVSNVGHSHEMVVQSNDNINHALPEGHDDGNHEHESINIVPPEEDTVIQDSKTHYTNNELLTVLNDTKDDEANEVMSYEEAIDNINETDTKSVDIVIESNKITDQQIEINTETSDKILKNIENNSDGSIDDISNISVSEEPLETVINVSNRAIVLMEMTETDIENNEILTKEIEQPKKYNKKQSSVLQVTGITEISEETPNNDIAETQKTVNCNINDTIAKNEKMDEKTEVQNEEESLINGEYKLHYFGEREKYNAELERAQFNNFFKEYNKKTALNDKLYLVNCDSYEENIIREVSKDLGGYEIISYHRNGHLTLPKNKNVIKNVNISTEISLPLETDYGGAYYDENEPANNVFSPEKSECSFELTTDYDSKLQEMVSKTSRQEIMEIILGNVVDTSPSKMPQIDYVTESKIDSDYEINLKRKISEIGDETTANVNNNRPVLTPNKIRKLSTDQITSTTQENEETPANKTLITRSKYLGRARRVGLPRPKRTALPSSPSSDKSVENYEENALATPATPNGKVTRSKVQRYDTSDLYKPKLHYLSRRNHVT, from the exons ATGGCTCATTTGCAGTACATGCCGGGCGATCCACGCTTAGTTGATCAATTAGTTTACGAATTGAAATCGAAGGGAATATTCGATCAG TTCCGGAAGGACTGCATAGCAGATGTAGACACACGCCCAGCCTATCAGAACCTGCGGCAGAGAGTTGAGAACTCGGTCACCACCTTCCTATCAATGCAGACATGGCAACCTGATATGAACAAGAATCAGTTGAGAGAGAAGCTAAGAAAACACATACTGGA tggtaACTACTTGGAACAGGGTGTGGAAAGAATTGTTGATCAAGTAGTCAATCCTAAAGTAGCAACAGTCTTCATACCTAAGGTAGAAGACTTAGTATACAAAGTACTAGGGATTACAAGAAAGAAGTCACCCTCAGCAGAAACGTCGAATGAAAAAGTTGAGGATTTACTGCCAAATGATCTGGAAGCTGTTAGTCCTGGATCTGTCAAAATTGACGACGACAAAAATGAAGCTATGGATGTGGATGTTTCACAAGACGATAATATGGATATAGAAGACGAAAAATCTAAATTAGAAGAAAAACAAGATAGTAATAATTTTGAGTCAGAGAAAGAAAACACACGAGATATCCAACTCCCAAATAACAGGCAAAATGACGAAGCAGATAAAAGTAATATACCATTACCATCAGAAGAAATAAAACCTGAAAATATTCCATCACCTGATGCTAGTCCTCCTAAAACGGAACTAGAAAAAATTGAACTACCAAAAGAACTAATTATATCGACGGATATACCACTACCCAATGATGTATGTAAAGAGGATAAGGATCAGTATTTTAAACCTGTGAATAGTGAAGACGATGATTCAAGTTCAGGTTCCTCACTCAGAAGGAACATGTCTCCTCTAACACCGATAAGAAactttaataatgaaaattccTGCGACGCCCAGCAAGCTTTCGAAAACGATTCAAGCGATACTAAATGTGAAGACAAAAAAGAACCTAGTTCATTTAGATTTAAAATCGATGCAAAGTCTTCAGAAAACAGTTCAGATGCCGTAAAAGCTGAAAAGAAAGAAGCAGAGACGTTGTCTTATCAGTTTAACAGTCaagtaaatataaacaattacaatacGCCTCTGTACGAGGACAGTTCGAATAGCAACAATTTGCACATTGACTACGAAAGTGATGTAAATAGCAAGGTTAACATTGAAATTAAGGTTCCAGAAAATGATCATAATTCAGAAGACTcgagaaaagaaaagaaaactgaAGAAAAGAAAAGCAGTCACAAAAGTTCAAGTTCACATCGCTCTAGAGATGCACATAAACATTCAGGTAGTAAGGATAAACGATCTAATTCGAAACATACTAATTCAAGAGATAGTAGCAGACATGACAGAAGTAAATCTTCCAAAGATGATATCAAATCAAAATCGAGTGATAAAGAAAAATCAAAGGATAAAAGTGAGAAGAAAGATAGTAGTAGAGAATCATCGAGGCATAGAAGCTCCCACAAATCGAGTCACAAAGATTCTAAGTCTCATAGAAGTTCTAGTTCTAGTGGACGACATTCCAGTAAACATTCTGACGAGAAAAAactatcatcgtcatcatcaagtCATAGAGACAAAGATAAAAGTTCGGATAAGAACTCTTCAGAAAAGTCTAAAGATTCAAAATCAAGTTCTCATAAGTCGCATAAGGAAAGGAAGAGTAGTAGCAGCAGCAGGAATGATAAAAGCAGTAGCAAAAATAAAGATGCCaaagaaaaggaaaagaaaaGCAAAAAGGAGAACGATGATCACTACAGTTTATCAGGAAGAGGAAATCCCAACCGGCGATCGACCGATAGAGATTCAAATGATGGCAGTTCTTCCTCCAAAGGTTCTCATAATCCTACCAATTCTAAATCATCAAACTGTAAAAAAGATAGTAAAAGTAGTTCAAAATCCGAGACTACAACTACTAGTGGCGAATCCACAAGTCCAAGCGATAAGGAAAATAGAGTTCAGGAACAACATAGTAGCAAAACCAGGGAGGCCCTTCAACACAAACCGATAGTGCGAATTGAGAGACGTTTAGAAGTCGCATCTCCTCCAAGATTGCCATTTGTACCAGACGTGACTATCAGGAAGCCGAAATTTGCCGCAAATTTAGAAGAAGCCAAAAGGTTAATGAAAATGCGTAAGTTTCTAGATGAGGAGCAAAAGAGGATGAATCAAGAAGCTGCTCTGCTTTTAGAATTTCAAGCTAATGTAAGGCCTAGCATGAGTCAGGTGTACTCTAATATACCTGGTCCTGAACTCGAATTTGCCTGTGTTTCAAATGTAGGACATTCCCATGAAATGGTTGTTCAAagtaatgataatattaatCATGCCTTACCTGAAGGACATGATGATGGCAATCATGAACATGAAAGTATTAATATTGTCCCGCCTGAAGAAGATACTGTAATACAAGATAGTAAAACTCATTACACAAATAATGAATTACTAACAGTGTTGAATGATACAAAAGACGATGAAGCGAATGAAGTTATGAGTTATGAGGAAGCAATTGATAATATCAATGAAACAGATACAAAATCAGTTGATATCGTAATAGaatctaataaaataacagatcaacaaattgaaattaatactgaaacatctgataaaattttaaaaaatatagagaataaCAGTGATGGAAGTATTGACGATATCTCTAATATATCGGTTAGTGAAGAACCACTAGAAACAGTTATAAATGTGTCTAATAGAGCTATTGTGCTAATGGAAATGACAGAAACGGatattgaaaataatgaaatactgACTAAAGAGATCGaacaaccaaaaaaatataataaaaaacaatcaagTGTACTCCAAGTTACTGGTATCACGGAAATAAGCGAGGAGACACCTAATAATGATATTgcagaaacacaaaaaactgtCAACTGTAATATAAATGATACGATagctaaaaatgaaaaaatggaCGAAAAAACTGAAGTTCAAAATGAAGAAGAGTCGCTAATAAATGGTGAATATAAACTCCATTATTTTGGAGAACGCGAGAAGTACAACGCCGAGTTGGAAAGAGCGCAATTCAACAACTTTTTCAAGGAATACAACAAAAAAACTGCACTTAACGATAAACTGTATTTAGTCAATTGCGATTCGTACGAAGAAAATATAATACGCGAGGTCTCCAAAGATTTGGGTGGCTATGAAATCATAAGTTACCATAGAAACGGGCATTTAACGCTGcccaaaaacaaaaatgtgaTCAAAAATGTGAACATTTCAACAGAAATTTCACTGCCCCTAGAGACAGATTACGGTGGCGCGTATTATGATGAAAACGAACCGGCAAATAATGTATTCAGTCCTGAAAAATCGGAATGCTCATTCGAACTTACCACCGATTACGATTCAAAATTACAGGAAATGGTCAGCAAAACATCTCGCCAGGAAATAATGGAAATCATACTCGGCAACGTGGTAGATACGTCGCCGAGTAAAATGCCTCAGATCGACTACGTCACCGAGTCGAAAATCGATAGTGATTACGAAATTAATTTGAAGAGGAAAATCAGTGAAATTGGCGATGAAACCACTGCAAATGTAAATAACAACAGGCCAGTGTTGACGCCTAATAAAATTAGGAAGCTGAGCACGGATCAGATCACGTCTACAACGCAGG